The region CAATCGAGGAGGAGCTACGAGACCCAATGGACCAAATGCAGGGAATAAGATCTGTCAGTTTAAGCTGGTGCTGTTGGGTGAATCGGCTGTGGGGAAGTCCAGCTTAGTGCTTCGCTTTGTCAAGGGCCAGTTCCATGAATTCCAGGAAAGCACAATAGGAGGTAAGGTCATGTCATCAAATCAGGATGTTTCTGACAACCTGGCagttctgttggtttttttttttgttgttgttgtttgttttgttagtttgttttccTGAGAAGTCCCCATTCAGAATACTGATGCTTTTGTGTTGACACATTTATCAGCTGTTTATATGACCTCGTAAAGATATAGTTTTGGTGTCGTTAATGATCACGCAAAAACGACTCGTCTCTTCCTATCTCCACAGCGGCCTTCCTAACCCAAACAGTGTGTCTTGATGATACAACAGTGAAATTTGAAATCTGGGACACTGCAGGCCAGGAGCGTTACCACAGTTTGGCACCAATGTATTACAGAGGAGCACAAGCTGCCATTGTGGTCTACGACATCACAAACGAGGCACGTTCATCCTCGACTAAGACCCAGGCCTTCCAGAGCACTTGTAGAGCAAGTTAAAACATGAAAGTAGCATTAGATGTTGACAAGTGGTACCGtgtcttcatttttatttcaggaGTCCTTTGCACGGGCCAAGAACTGGGTGAAGGAGCTACAACGACAAGCTAGCCCTAATATAGTCATCGCTCTGTCAGGAAACAAAGCTGACCTGGCTAACAAAAGAGCTGTGGACTTCCAGGTCAGTCTAGACAAACCTTAGACTGTGTCTTAGGCTTTCAtgattttacaattattattattattttttaatctaatttttCTGTGACCTttatgtgtggagtttgcatgttctccctgtgtctgcGTGGTTTATCTCCGtatactccagcttcctcccacagtccgaGCACATGTAGTTAGTACAGTTatttaattggtgattctaaatctCTCATAGGTGTGACTATGGTGTGAATGG is a window of Maylandia zebra isolate NMK-2024a linkage group LG22, Mzebra_GT3a, whole genome shotgun sequence DNA encoding:
- the LOC101476881 gene encoding ras-related protein Rab-5A — translated: MANRGGATRPNGPNAGNKICQFKLVLLGESAVGKSSLVLRFVKGQFHEFQESTIGAAFLTQTVCLDDTTVKFEIWDTAGQERYHSLAPMYYRGAQAAIVVYDITNEESFARAKNWVKELQRQASPNIVIALSGNKADLANKRAVDFQDAQSYADDNSLLFMETSAKTSMNVNEIFMAIAKRLPKNEPQTAGANTGRSRGVDLTEAAQPAKAPCCSN